One Canis lupus baileyi chromosome 1, mCanLup2.hap1, whole genome shotgun sequence genomic window, TATAATAGTAGGGAGTGGAACTTCCTTCAGTCTTTAAATGCACCAAATTCTTTCAAGCCTAGAGACCTTTATGCATCCCTATTTATGTTACACTTAgtctgagaagccttccctgagtgCTGCCACTGAAGTCAATATCAGATCTCCCAATTATACATTTCCCTCATACTCTTTTCATTTATAGCTTTTATCACAGttgataattattaatatatattaatttatatattagtaTTGCCTGTTTGTCCaatttctgtctccctcactaaaCTACAAATCCACAAGGGCAGGAAGCTTGTCTATCTCATATCTCTAAAACATGAACAATGcctgatgtatttattttatggagaGAAACAATATAACCCAAACTTGTCCCTTTATCTAAGGATAACTTAAAAACACAATCTGCCCAGTCCTTGATACCCAATATAACCAAGGTACTTACAGCATCAAATCCACTCCCTCACTTTCATTTGGTTGCACAATTTGCAGAAAAACTTCATGCCTGAGACTTCTATAATACACTTTTATATCCACACCTTCATGGTACCCCCTGGAATAACCCAAGTATGAGTTCAATAATAACAGCAGCATCAAATTCCTACCAACTATAAATTCCACAAGAAGAGAGACCATCTTACTCttattattcatcattttatcCCCAGTGGTACCTAGCACAGCATCTAGCATTtactagatataaaaatatacttgttgAATGATTAGATGGATGAACAGATAGAAaacagatggagggagagagggagaaaaggaaggagaatggaaaaggaagaagagaaggcagtGGGAGGGAATTAATGAatcagtggatggatggatgggatggATACCTGACAAATGGATACTTGGATGAGTGAGTTCATGGACATAAGAATACTTGAgttcaaagattaaaaatttttttgcctaAGATCACATAACTCTTCAGAAGTTGGGATTTCAACATAGATGTTTTGATTCCCTGTTGATTCCCTgatccatctttttaaaaagattttatttatttatttgagagagagagagaataatcagggaagagggtcagagagagagagagagaatcagacttcccactgagcaaggagactgacgtggggcttgatcccaggacctggagattgtgatctgagccaaaggcagacgcttaaccaactgagccacccaggcacccctctgatCCATGTTTTATACCAGTATCCTCCTTACTCTCCATGCTCCAGCCACTCCGGCTTTCTTTCAAGACCTTAAATTCACCAAACTCTGTCTAACTTGGTAACTCATGGACACCTTCTCTAACTCTGCTCTAAATCAAGTGCTTTCATTATGCACTCTCACAgaaatctacttttctttttcctttatattacCTAGAAGTTTGTAATTGTTGGATGATCTGCGATATTTCTGTGTCCTTAAACAGATGATAATCTCCATAAGGGAAAGCACTTTTCTATCTTATACACTCAGGtgatattacatatacatatatgtacaaatatgttGTGTATAATGTGTCTGTGTATCAATGAATAAAATGACCATCTGAATtaatgagagaaagggaaggaaatgactgaattttttcctttatttaggaAGATCTctagggggaatccctgggtggcgcagcggtttggcgcctgcctttggcccagggcgcgatcctggagacccgggatcgaatcccacgtcgggctcccagtgcgtggagcctgcttcttctctctccatgtctatcataaataaataaatcttaaaaaaaaaaaaggaagatctcTAAAGCAACAAAATAATAAGACTTGGCCATTATTGTTTTCCATTCATATGTTCATGCTCTTGAAGACTCATTATGTCTCTCTTatcttgcatcaggctctatcTCACTTGTTAGTTAAGACTATGATCTACATTTGTACAAGATTTGGCCTGCTTTATGCTGTGATTTTCATTCTGTTCCTCAAATGTGTCAAGTCTTTTACAGCCTCTATACATCCTAttccatcatcatcaccatcatcactaccatcaccaccaacaTCATCACTACTATCACTACCATCAttgtcaccatcaccaccaccaatcGCTGCCACCACAACAAACATCACCAATACTGCCACCTCCACTGTCACCACCACACTTTGATTGGATGATTCCTATTCATTCTTCAATTACCAGCTTAAATATCACCTTCCCTGAGTTTCTCTGACACACCTTCACTGCAATGCATACCCTTAATATGCTTTATCATAACTCTCACAATTACAGTTGAATTATTGTACGTGTAATTACTGGTTACTGTCTAATTCTGCCAGAATCTAGGCTCTGTAAGGGCAGACACTATTGTCTTGTTGTTAGTCTTATATCTCCAACCCTTAGCACAGGGCAtggaacatagtaggtgctcaataaatacacaAAGGATAAATAAAGAAAGCTTATATAGTTAATGACCTTTCTATCCACCTTAGAAAACATTGATCCAATGAGGACTACATTAACAAGATGTCCTATATCTGTGGACCACTAACTCCAAGAATGCAACAGTCCTTGAAGACctcagttccaaaaaaaaaaaaaaaaaaaaaagaaagaaagaaaaaaagaaaagaaaaagaagacctcAGTTCCAAATCTAAGAGCATTTGGAGACCTTCCAATTCCCAGCTAATAACAGGCCTTAGAACTCCCACATTGAACCTACGACAGCCCTTGTGCTTTCCAGTATGCAACAGTGGTTGGTGATGTCCTTCAACTTCCCAGCATGCAACAGTGCTTCAAAATCCCAGGTTCAAACTGGAAACCCCCCAATTCCCAACCAACAACAGGGCTCAGAATTCTCCTATATTTGAGACCTGTATAACCCTTGAGCTTCCTCCAACCACCAGCATACATCCCAGTATGCAACAATCCTTGGAGACCCTTGGTCcaaatttaaaatagtgtttGGAGATACTTTAATCCCTAGGCAACAAGAAAGCTTGGAATTCTCCCATTTTTGAGCCTACTATATAGCCCATGGGTTTCCCTCAGCTCTCAGCATGCAACAGTGCCTGGACATCTTACCTCCCAGCATGCAACAGTACCTGGAGATTCAATCTCCCAGCATGCAGCAGTGCCTGGAGATCTAACCTCCCAGCATGCAGAAGTACCTGGACACCTTACCTCCCAGCATGTTATTCCCTCAGTCTCCAGGCTCCCAACCCTCACCTGAGAGGCCAAAGCAGACAGCTCCAACTCGGAGTAGGAACTCTGCGCCTTTGCTGAGCACCATGATGATACAAAGGCACCCCAGGGCCATGACTGCCAAGCCTAGCACTGCTATCACCGCAGCTGCCAGATTCACCTCtggaaggaagaaacagagaacaTGGGATGTAGAGAGTGGGGAGAACTCTCCTGTAGGGACCTAGAGCCAGGAAGATGGAAGATACAGAACTGGACAAGAATTTTCAGGTAGATCATCCAGTCCAATTTTGCTTACACTGATGAAAGAACTAAGACTCCGAGAGGGCCAGTGCTTTGCCTGAGGCCACAGAGCAAAGAGGAGACACAGCCAGGATTAGAAGGTAATGGAAACTGCCCATCATTACTTATGATCCGGTCCCTGTTTGCTTACAGGTGAAGCAGATGAGGCAGCAAGTGTGTGGGTGACAACAGAAAAGGAGGTATGTTAGAAATCACTTATATGAAGTGCCCAGTGCAGCATTTAGCACAAAGCAGATGTGCTGAACAGGTGCATTATGATTATTTACTCTCCCATAAAGGCACGGTGACTTGACCAAGCTCACTGagcacaaagaaagagagaaaggagtggAAAGGGTGGGAACCACTGTTTATTAagggcctactatgtgctaggcacccCACAGTCTGTTTTAGCTACATCATCTCATCAATTCCTTACAAAGACCAGATAAAAGTCATGACATGATCACAATACCTTTACTGGTGGGGAGGGATGCTAAGGTTCTGGGTCCTGGGGTGATGGAGAGGCTGTGGTTATAGCAGAAAGGGTCTTAAGAGTTGCACTATATGTGGGAACCATACTGGttgccactagccacatgtggtcttttaattttaaatggattaccacctcacaccagtaagaatggtgaaaattaacaaaacaggaaacaacaagtgttggagaagatgtggagaaaggggaaccctcttgcactgttggtgggaatgtgaactggtgcagccactctggaaaactgcgtggaggttcctcaaagagttaaaaatagatctgccctacgacccagcaattgcactgttggggatttaccccaaagatacagatgcagtgtaatgccaggacacctgcaccccgatgtttatagcagcaatgtccacaatagccaaactgtggaaggagcctcagtgtccatcaaaagatgaatggataaagaggctgtggtccatgtatacaatggaatattactcagccattagaaacgacaaatacccaccatttgcttcaacgtggatggaactggaggttattatgctgagtgaagtaagtcaatctgagaaacACTAACTTTATGTGGGTTCACtcatggagaatataaaaaatagggaaagggattaaagaggaaaggagagaaaatgagtgggaaaaatcagaaaggatgacagaacatgaaagactcctaactctgggaaatgaacaaggggtagtggaaggggaggtgggtggggggatggggtgactgggtgacaggcaatgagggtggcacttgacaggatgagcactgggtgttatactatatgttggcaaatcgaactacaatttaaaaatatataataaataaatggatttaaattaaaacaaaatttaggggcgggatggctgggtggttcagtggttgagcatctacctttggcttagggagtgatcctggggtcctgagattgagtcccacattgggctccccacagaggagcctgcttctcccgctgcctatgtctctgactcgttctctctctcatgaataaataaaatatatttttaaaaaacacaaaatttaggAGAAATTGTATGGCATGAATTCACTGTATGGCTCAGtgaattgagcatctgactcttgatctcagctcaggtcttgatctcagggtcttgagttcaagccctatgttgggctccatgctggacagaacaaacaaaaaccccaaatttaaaaaacagtttttccATCACACCAACCACATTCCAAGCACTCAGCAGCCACACTAggccagtggctaccatattggtcAGCACAGAAATGGagcatttccatttcacagaagatTCTATAGGAGAGCATTGCTTTAGAGGCAGGATTATTTGGGTTTGaattctgcctctgccacttcctgGGAAAAGTAAATGTACCCATTTCTGGGCTTCCATTTTCTCACATGGGAGATGAAAATAAAGCCCCTGCCCTGTAGGGTCATGCAAAGGACTGGAGTTCTTATAAATGAAACAGGCAGCCCTATGCCTAGTCTGTGGCAGATGCACATGCTTAGGATGTTAAAGTGCTATCTACAGAAAGCGGCTGTGACTTGTCCAAAGCCACATAGCATGTGGCAAAGGTAGAGCTGGGGCAAGAGCATCAGGCATGGAGCTCTGGGGAACCACCTGCCCCCAAAGATGGGACCTCCCCAGGGCAAAACAGAGAAACCAAAGCCATTAAGAACTCCACTGGTACAGTCAGCATACCCCCCCTGCCACCCCACTGCAGTGTAGAGTTCTCACCTTTCTTTGTGGTTCTCTGGAAGATGCGTGCATTCTCCCCCGtggtaaagaatttaaaataggtaCAGTTTGCTTCTATGGGAGTAGTAGAGAGAAAGAGGTTATGACATGGAAGTTGCTAGTGTAAGCTTGGGACTGGACATTTAACATACTCATACTCATTTAACAGTCACTAACATTTAACAGCCTAAAAATAGGACATCCACATCCCTGACAAACACAGCAGAAAAATGATGCTCAGAGAAGCAAAAACCATCTGCCGTCACCCAGTTATACAGGAGTTAGGATTCCAGTCTGGAGCTTTGAGGTCCAGATCTGCAGCCTTGTGAGGGCTATTGACCTCTCTGgtgcctctgactctctctctataaaatgagataagaGTCTCTTTCCTGGCTCCATCATATGGGTTTGCAAAGGGTCAAGTGGGATTAGAAACGATGATCCTCTTTATTCAACAAAGGACACCAAAATACAGGGAACAGAAGGCTACCAAACTCAGAAGAGATTGTCATCTCAGAGAGAATTCCAAACTAGAACACACAAAGAGCTTCTGCAGGTcagcaagaaaagagaaggaaaccaattggaaaaaaaaaaaaaaagggcaaaggacGACAATAGTCAATTCACAGAAGAAGTAGCCTGAATGACTTACAAGTATATGAAGAGATGCTCCACCTCACCAGGGATCACAGAAAAGCAACTTAAATCAGCAGGGAAGACCCACTTTAGATCAATTAGATTGacaaatattaaaaggataaaatatcaAGCATGGGAAGCATAAGAAACAGCTGGAAGCATAAACTGGTACTAGTCTTTTTGGAAAGTGCTCTGATGTACTTTATGAAATAAAGTATGTATATACCCCATAACCCAACAATTTCATCTCTGGGTATGCATCCAGGCAAAAACTACACGCAGGAACATATATGTGGATATTTGCTGCAACACTGTTTGTAAATAACAGGAAGTCAATCAACCCAAGGATCCATCTCTAGGGAAATCAAGTCGAGGGGATGGATGCCCTCTTGTGCAAATCTCTGCAGCATGTGGTAGCCATGAACTAGAATAACAGAAAGCAGTATGCGGAGATCTGAGAAAGTGTTGAGGGGGAAAAATCGTAAAACGGGGAAAAATCCACAGCATGATatcatttatgtaaattaaaacacaGACAGATATAAAATAACGCTACATAATTTccaagttaaaatatatattcgtGGATGCATATCAGACACAAGTAAAGAGCCGAGTTAGAAAGGAaggtgtggggcgggggggagaatATCATGTAAAATAACTGACGAGAAGGCTCTTGGAAAGGCCGGTGACAACTATGATGGAAACCAAAGAAGAGTAAGAGTTGTCCAATTTTGTGAACGTGAAGTCTAAGGGTATCTAAACCTTATAAAGACGAGGGCACTTCCTAAACCTCATTTTGCAAccagaacttcctttttttttttaagatttatttatttatttttatttatgatagacacacagagagagagagaaagaggcagagacacaggaggagggagaagcaggctccatgcaccgggagcctgacgtgggactcgatcccgggactccaggatcgcgccctgggccaaaggcaggtgctaaaccgctgagccacccagggatccctgcaaccGGAACTTCCAAAAAATTCACCTAGCCCaatactctctctccttctacagatggggaaactgaggcattagaggggtggaggagagaggtCAACAATAAGATGGGTACAAGAAGCAGAAGAGGGACCAGGTGGTGTgtctggagaaggagaaaggaactTTCCACATTGAAGGAGGATGTGGAGGGGTGAGAAATAAAATGCTGAGTCAGGGGAGGTGGTGGGATGCTGCAGCCATGGCCCAAGGGAAGGCAAAGGACGTGAGGGGTCCCATCAAAAGCAGTGGGACGGGAATCCTTACCCTGCAACAGCAATCCTGCAGCAGCAAGAAGTAAAGGATGCTTCATGCAGAAGAGCAAAGGGTGAGGATGCTATTGGTAGCAGTCAGTGGGGGACACATGGTCTTCATCCATGAGGGAAATGTGAAGTCCCATCTAGAGAGTAAGAAGGTGTGGTACATCTTTCTGAGAGAGTGTGGGCTGTCTGGCCTCCCATTTTGGCTACTAATGATTTAGGAAATCTCGTCTCTGACTCCAGATGGCATATCCCATTCGGAAAAGAGTAGAATGGGTCACAcacaccctcccttcccctgtccttGCAGCCCAGGGTGGTATGGGATGTCCTTTGAGGCAGAGCAAAGTGTGGGATATTTCTGAGATAATGGAAGTGGTGATGAGCTTCTGGAGGGTCCTTTGGGGTCCCTTGGCAGCAGGGTCAGGAGTGTGGGATGATGGAGATGGTCCTCTGAAGACCCATAGGAGGATAACAAGGAATGTGAGGAGTCCTGCCTTATGCGGTGAGGTTGGGATGGGGGCAGCCTCTCCAGGGCAGCAAGGACCTTTGGGACATCTTTATGGACTTGTGAGATGCAAAGCAGTATAGTTGTTAAAAACAGAGACAAtcagggttcaaatcccagctgacTGGCCTGGGAACATAGATTACGCCACTAAACATTCCTCACTCCTCATTTCTCACTTCTGttaaaatggggattataattAGTGACTATTGATAAGGTTGCTATGAGGATTAATGAGTTAATGCATATGAAATACTTTGAACAGAACCTAGGCATTACAGAAGCATCTCAGCAAATTACACAAGCATATGATGACCAGGGCATCCCATTTTGCAAAAGTTTGGGAACTTCCTGCTTGAGGCTCTGAGGAACAAAAAATTAGCCCATCTGTAGAAGTGGTATTTAATCTGGATGCTGAGTGGGTGGGTGCCTCACACTACAGGGACATCCCACTTTGCTATCAAGGATTTGGGACATCCTATTGGGGATCCTATGGATGTAAGATGTCACATCTGGATAATTGAGGAGGGAAATCCCATCCACAGCCCAGGAATAGAAGATCTTCTTTGAGGGACACTGAGGTTATGGGATGTTGTTTGGAGAGCAGAGTGTTGGAGATCTCATCTGCGTGACCAAGCCTGTGACATCCTGGATGGACCATGAGGGGTGTTAGTTTCCTTGGGTCAGTAGATGTGGAGCAAGAGCCCATTCCCATTCCCAAGGGGTATAGGATGTCCCACTGGTATACATAGAGAGCATGGCATGTCCTGTCAGGGAGAGTGAGAGGTATGGGATAGCTCTCTGGCATAGCCAGGGGTGAAAGTCCATTCTGCACAACAGTGACCGGTGTGGGGTATCTGgaggagaaaataaggaagacTGAAGGGTTCAGTCTGGGCATTCAGAGGTGACGGGGCAGGAAATGAAGCAGCACATTTCTTAGAAGCACAAGGTCTCTGGTGGGATGTTGAGGGGTGGTTGGCAAGAGGTCTGCTTGGTGGAATCAATAGTGGGGAACAGGCACGGATTCCATTTTGGGGAAGGCATCAAAATGGTCTGTCTCCCCAGGGCCCACAGGATGGGAGTGTGGCCTGCCTCCAGTGTGGGAGAAGCAAGCTGACCCCAGGAATCCAAACGCTCTCTCTCGGGGCACAGGCTGTCTCAATAAGTGCGGGTGCTTTTAGGGAATGCAGACTGAGGGCACCAGCGGAGTGTGGAGGACAGGCTGGGTCTCAGGACACAGGCTGCATGCAGAGGTACAAGATTTCTCTAGGGAACACGGGCTCTCTCGGGATACAGGCTGGTCTGGAGACGCAGAAATGACTGGGGTCACATGCTGTGCTAGAGGTACAGGAGCTTTGGAGGTCAGAGCATGGTTTGAAGCACAGGCTGGCCTAGGGGTAAGGCTGGTCTAGGGACACAGGCAGGTCTAGGGCACAGGCTGGCTTCCAGCTACAAGCGAGTCTAGGGTACAGGCAGGTCTAGGGATACAGGCTGGTGTGGGGCACAGGCTGGCCTAAGGGTACAGGCTGGTCTAGGGGCACAGGCAGGTCTAGAGCACAGGCTGGCCTCCAGCTACAAGCCAGTCTAGGGTACAGGCAGGTCTAGGGATACAGGCAGATCTAGGTATACAGGCTGGTGTAGGGGTACAGGCAGGTCTGGGGCTACAGGCTATTCTTGGGGTACAAGCTGGTCTGAGGATACAGGCTGGTCTGAGGGTTACTGACTGGAGGCAGAGGCTGGTCTGGGGATGCAGGCTGATTTAAGGGTGGACTAGCTTTAGGATACTGACTAGTCTGGGGGTACAGGCAGGTTGAGGCACAGGATGTAGCTGGAACAGGCCACTTGTGGTGGGGTACAGGATGGTCAGTACAGACTAGTCTGGAAGTACagactctcctctctctccttcctaccttctaccaccaccaccacccccccctcCAGCCAACACACACAGCTTGTGCCTGGGGCAAAGGATATTACAGGGAGCAAGGGTTGATGTGggtatggggcggggggggggggggttctaaGGGTCCAAGCTCTCTTCCTGGGGCTCAGGCTCTCTCTGGGGTATGGGCTTCTCCTACCCCCACCACTCTCGCTATCTTGGGGCACAACTCCCGGGCTGGGGGCGTGGCCTCTCACCTCCAGGCAGCTCTGCGGGGCCGCAGGTATCTCTGCCCTCCGGCAGGTCGGCCTGCCACAGCCGCTTGGTGCACATCTTCCACAGCCCCAGGTGGGCAGCCTCGCAGACGGCGCTGCCATTGGTCTTGTACGTGTTGAGCTCCACCCAGAACTCGGTGCCCACGGCCAGCACAGCCAGCGTGGCGCCCACGGCGCTCAGCAGGAGCCCCAGCTTGATCTTCCCCTCCCGCTCGGGGGTCAGCTGATGCTGCCCTTGAGCCCTCCGCCGGCCCGcagcctcccgccgccgccggtCCTCCTCTTGCATGAAAAAGTTGGACCACATCATCATCCCAGAGGCCGTGGCCCCGGTGGGGCTCAGAACAGGTGCAAAGGAGGCAGAGCTGAGGAGGGGCCCtaaggtggggagtggggacagGCTGGGGTCCTGAAGGAGATGAAGGGCTCAGTTTCCAATGGATTCCAAGAAAGGAAGATCTGAATCTTCCCTGGAACCTCCAGCAGGGGAGTCTAGGTGCCTCTGCAGcttagaagaggaaaaaacagagcCTCTGGCCAGTAAAGCCTCTAAATCAGTGGAGGGCCTGGGAGGCCACAGAAACTCAGCAAGGAAGGTGGGACCCAGAGGAAAAGCAAGGTACCCCAAAGGCCCAGAGCTAGAAGCTGGGTATCTAGGAGGGGGACATGAGGGCTCCAGAGGAAGGAGGCCTGGGCACTAGCTGAGTCACCCCCTACTTGGGCCCCCACTGGGAGGAATCACCAGAGGGAAGCTGGGTGTCCTGGGGAAAGGGATCTGAGGACCCCACAAAGGCTTAGAGTTTGGGGTACCCAGGGAAGGTTGCTGAAGTCCTCTGAGTGTTTGAGAGGAGATGCCTCCAGCTTCCTTTTGGGCTCAGAGTGTCGGGAGGGAGAAGGTGGGGCCCCTCTGGGGTACAGAAGAGGAGATCAGAACTCCTTTGGAGCCTCAAAAAGGCAGTGGACCCCCCCACAATCACGGAAGGGGACAGCACAGTCCTGGCTTGGCTTCAGGAAAAGGGGGTGGGTGTCTCCCTGGCCATTCAGAGGAGACCAGAGAAAGTCTCCTGGGTCCCAGAGAAGGGACTAGTGGCTCAGAGAGAGTGGGGTCCAGAGAAGGGCGCTGGGGGGATGCCCCCGGCTCAGGAGGGGGACCTGGAGTCcctgcggggtggggaggggctgtggTCCCCACTGAGGTTCAGGAAACAGGGGCGAGGCCCCCCCAGGATTCACAGGACTACCAGGACCCCGGAAGGGACTCTGCGTCCGTCCCTCGGGGGCTCTGCGGCTCCCCTC contains:
- the CACNG6 gene encoding voltage-dependent calcium channel gamma-6 subunit; translated protein: MMMWSNFFMQEEDRRRREAAGRRRAQGQHQLTPEREGKIKLGLLLSAVGATLAVLAVGTEFWVELNTYKTNGSAVCEAAHLGLWKMCTKRLWQADLPEGRDTCGPAELPGEANCTYFKFFTTGENARIFQRTTKKEVNLAAAVIAVLGLAVMALGCLCIIMVLSKGAEFLLRVGAVCFGLSGLLLLVSLEVFRHAVQALLQRVSDENPPAPALTYEYSWSLGCGVGASLVLLLGAGCFFLLTLPTWPWGSLCPKQGPRDT